Below is a genomic region from Lemur catta isolate mLemCat1 chromosome 15, mLemCat1.pri, whole genome shotgun sequence.
TTCCTGGGATGCTTGTCGGAGCAGGAGGGTGCTTTGGGTTGTGCCTGTTCCCAGGGGTGGGAGTGGCTAGTCTGAGTGGCTCCCAGGCCCTTGTTGGTGTGGGGCTGAGTTTCACAGCTGAGAAAGAGCCGCAGAGCTCCAGGACGGTGGTGGAGTATTGGAGATGCCCTGGAGCCAGGCCGCCTGGGATCAAATCCAGATTCCACCTcttactgtgtgaccctgggcaaggaaCATAacttctgtgtgcctcagtttcctcacctgtgaaatattTGCTTCTTAGGGACGTTGTGAGAATTAAGCAAGTGAATGtacgtaaagtgcttagaacagtttCTGCTTTGTGCATGGCACATGCTCAAACATGTCAATTACTTTTATTCTCATTGGCTTCtggtgccttttatttttattttttaatttaattttatttttgagacagagtctcgctctgtcgccctggctagagtgcagtggcgtcatcatagctcactgcaacctcaaactcctgggctcaagtgattctccagcctcctgagtagctgggactacaggcatgtgccaacagcctacctaatttttctgtttttgtgtagatggtatctcactcttgctcaggctggtctcaaactcctgagctcaagcagtcctcccacctcagcctcccagagtgctaggattacagtcttaagccaccgcgcccaggcATCTGGCGTCTTTTAAATGCTGACAGGTTCCCCAACCATGAACAGTCCTTGACAGGAAGTTATCTTCTGAGAGCACAGACTAGCACCCGGTCCCCGCGCTTCTGAAGCAACTCATAACTTCCTGCCATCCACATAATAATGTCCACTTTCTGTTCCTGGGAATTCAAGGCCGGCCGCTCTCTGGTTCTGACCCTGCAGCCTATTCTCCAGACCCACCGACTTCCTTTTCATCAGCTGCTTGGGGGatccctgccctctcccccagccccagcccggctCTGTCCCCTTCTGGGCCCAGCTCATCTGTCACCTCCCCCATGAAGCCTTCTTTAGTCCCTCTGTCCAGGCCAGCACCTGGTTTCTGTCTCAGATGGGGTCTGATCCTCTCCGTGGTCCCAGCACGGGGACGGGCACCCAGGAAGACTCAGTAGACAGGTGTGGAGTGAGGGGGCGAGCGCACGGGTGTGTGGCTGGAAGTGGGGCTTTCTGTGGCTGGGAACACTTCCTCCTGCAGGGTGCCCCCCCGACTGGTGAATCAGAGAAAGACGCAGGCCCTACTGAGAGCAGATCGACAGGCGGGAAGGGACGTGAGCCTGCAGTCAGCTGTCTGTCCTGTTGGCAGGATGTGGAGTGATGAggctgcttcatttttttttctcatggatCTGGCGTTAGACCTTAGCTGATTTACTGCCATGGCCTCGCCATGTGCGCTGGGTTTTCACGGCCTGAATTTTTACTCAAAAACGCAGGACTTGAGAAGCCTCCCACTCCTTTGGTGGCTATTTTCTGGAAACCAGCCACTGCTGGAACATTCATCTCCCTAATTTCCCATGGAAACAGGACTTAGAAGGGTCTGTATCTGATCATGTCCCCCATGGTGCCCCGCGCAGCTTTTTCATAGAGAGATGGATGGGGCAGGACCTCTGCCTGGGAGGAGGTCCCAGGGCGTGGGGAAGACACAGCAGCGACAGATAGGGATTGCTAGACCCTATCGTGGACCTCCAAGAGGGCCAGGAGGGGTGGATGGTCAGTGAGCTGGGCCACTCTGGAGGGAGACGGGAGCTTGACCAGTGCGGGGATTAGggggcttcatggaggaggcgGTGTCACTGCTGGATCCCAAGGCGGGTAGCATCTGAGAGGTGGAGCTGGGCAAGGGCATAAGCAAAGCACCCCAGGTGGAGGGACCATGGGACAAAGGCCACCAGATGGAATGGGTGGCACAGCCCTGGGCACCAGGGATGGGGCACGCCCAGCCAGGTGGAGGGGGCGTAGGAAATACGGCTCGGAAGGGAGCAGAAAACAGTTCCAGCACTTGTGTACAGCGACACGTGCTGCTCTGGCTGCCAGCCTGCCTCTAGGGGTTTAGGCTTAGAAGGTCCAACAGCCCCAGATCACTTAAAGCCTGAAAGTTCAGGGCCAGGATGCTTGAAATATACAAAtttcacaaaaatgataaaaagtgcAAGAAAAAAAGCCCACAACCCTGGGCGAAACGGAATGGCTGCCAAGTTGCAGAGCAAAGGCAGGTTGTGCGTGTGGCTGATGGCAGGTGGACACAGGGCAGATGGGGGCCCTGCAGGGCAGAGTGTGGGTGTGTTGGTCTCAGCTGGTCACTGTGTTCAGGGGACACAGACTGCTTGGCTGTCCGGGGCTGAGCCATCCTCATCACGAGTTATTTCCTGAATGCAGCCAGCGATGGCCACCCCCGTTGTTTCCCTTGCTCTGATcttgggagggaggcagagcagtgGTTATCATCCTCACTCTGCAGATGaggcagctgaggcccagagaaggggagggacCAGTCTAACCCGTGTTCCCCAGAGTCTGCTGATGTCGGCGATCACGGGAACAGTCCGAGCACTGCTAGGCCCGCCGGTCCCCTGGGCCTCTGGGTGGGAGGTGCAGTCCTGAAAGCTTCAGTTCTGGGGGGTGGGAGCAGCAGCCAGTTGGCCCTTGGGGTGCCCTGCTTCTCCTCGCTCTTAGCAAGGAGGGCAGGTGGCAGCTAAGGGTGTCGTCCTTGAGTTGGGATCAAACCGGGCTTGGTGGCTGTCCACAGGCTGTATATTGGGACACAGAGGATCCGGCAAGGATGAAGAAATGGGGTAGCTCAGACCTGGGGGAGTCTGAGGACCCACCCCAACAAGACTCCTGCCCAGACCCCCTGGATAGAGACCCTGACTCCAAGCCACCTCTAGCCAAGCTCCACTTCTCCACGGCCAAGCGGCGCACCCGGCTCTTTGGGAAGGGCGACTCGGAGGAGAAGTCCTCCATGGATGGCTCTTATGAGGAAGGCGAGCTGGCCTCCTGCCCGACCATCACGGTCAGCCCGGTTGTCATCGTCCAGAGGCATGGGGATGGCCCCACCTGTGCCAGGTGAGTCTGCATCTGGAGTCCCCTCCCTGCCAGGAGATGCCACATGGTGGTTGGCTTCTGGGCTAAAGTCATAGAGCCAGGGAGCTGGGGGGTCTTCGAGGTGGTCTGGTCCAGCGTCTGCACTCAGACGACCTCACAGGACACATGGTCACTGAGGCTGGTGTATACGCTGACCCCAGCTGCCAGCTGACCTCTCGGTATCCAAGGCCTGGAATGCTCACCAGCAAACACTTGGACTTTACGTGCAAAAGCTCAAGGCCAGGAGGCTTTTGGAAAGCGAGTATGAaacagcagggcagggagggcccacCGGCTGGCTGTCTTGGGGAGCTGAAGGACCCCTTTTCCCTTAGCAGGGGCCAAACCCTTGCCTCCAGCCCCCGCTGGGCTATGGCCTCCCgagccccagctgcccagcaGGCAGAGAAGCGAGGGATCTGGGTGCaggaggtggtgatggtggtggagaCTTTCTAGATGGTGTTTACAGACAAGGTGGGGACAGAATGGGGACACATGTGCCCCACTGTTCCCTGTTACGTTGGCTTCCCGGAAAGTCACCTCGATTGAGGGGTGGCTTTTGTAtcatgttttttccccttttggtcTGCCTTGGGGTTTTGCTGTGTTTCCATGACAAGCTCTGAAGGCCGCTGGGCTGAGCAGAGACCAGAGCACGAGAGGAGGGTATTTTGTGGCCTGCAGGCAGCTGTCCCAGGACTCTGTCACTGCCGGCGCCGAGAAGACCCTCAAGCTCTATGATCGCAGGAGGATCTTTGAAGCCGTGGCTCAGAATAACTGCCAGGAGCTGGAGAGCCTGCTCCTCTTCCTGCAGAAGAGCAAGAAGCAGCTCACCGACAGCGAGTTCAAAGGTGTCCCTGGGAGCGCTGGGTTCCTGGGAgggccccggccccagccctgctctgacCCTCCCCTTGTCTTTCAGACCCGGAGACAGGGAAGACCTGTCTGCTGAAAGCCATGCTCAACCTGCACGAGGGGCAGAATGACACCATCCCCCTGCTGCTGGAGATCGCCCGGCAGACGGACAGCCTGAAGGAGTTTGTCAACGCCAGCTACACGGACAGCTACTACAAGGGTGAGAGGGCGGCAGGGCCAGGCGTGGCCCACCTGCCCGGAACCGGGAGGGCGTGGTTCTGCCTGGGGCCTCCTTACTGCTCTGAGTTCCCTACTCCCTGTCCCAGCCATGGTGTTGGTGGCTCCTGGTCCTGGGGGTCCCTGCCTCCCCATCTGCTGGTTTGGTTTCTCCTCGTTCTGATGGTCTCTGCCTTCCTCATTTGCTGTCTCCTCCTTTGGCCTGTGAGGTCCCTGCATCCCCTCTTTGAGCTTGGTGGTCCCTCCCCTGGAAGTCACAGCCTCTGGCCTCTCTGCTACTGTTCTTTGCAAAATTCCTTGGTTATTTTGACTCCTCTGTCTTCCATTCTGGTATCTCCTGTTCCCAGGGTCTCTATCCCTGCCTCAGGACCTCCCAGGGTCCCCTTGGGGGATcctggcctggcccctgcagTGGGGGTCAGCCAGGCGCTTTCTGCCCAGTTCCCCCCGTAGCAGCTGCTGTCTGCCCAGGCCCTTCCCCAGCACCTGTCCGGCCAACCCCACAGGACTGTGACCACATGGCCAGCGCCATGTGTCCTCTGTAGGCCAGACGGCGCTGCACATTGCCATCGAGAGGCGGAACATGGCACTGGTGACCCTCCTGGTGGAGAATGGAGCAGACGTCCAGGCTGCGGCTAACGGAGATTTCTTTAAGAACACCAAAGGGCGGCCCGGCTTCTACTTCGGTAGGGAGACCATGTGGCAGACACTTGGCTTTTTGAGATatggggcagaggcagagggagctggAGGCCTGGTGGTTCAGGGGTCGGCCCTCTCCCGCTCCCAAGACTCACCCCGGCCCCTGTGTTGGCTGCAGGTGAGCTGCCCCTCTCCCTGGCCGCATGCACCAACCAGCTGGCCATCGTGAAGTTCCTGCTGCAGAACTCCTGGCAGCCAGCTGACATCAGCGCCGGGGACTCGGGGGGCAACACGGTGCTGCATGCACTGGTGGAGGTGGCCGACAACACGGTCGACAACACCAAGTTTGTGACAACCATGTACAACGAGATTCTGATCCTGGGGGCCAAACTCCACCCTACGCTGAAGCTGGAGGAGCTCACCAACAAGAAGGGGATGACTCCGCTCGCCCTGGCCGCCGGGAGCGGGAAGATCGGGGTAGGAGGGGGCTTcgggccaggctgggagggccACTTGAGACGGTGATGCAGGAGAGGACTGCCCGCCTCACTGAGGGTGCCTGGCATCGCCGCCACAGTGCATGTGGGACTCTGATTCTGTCACACCAGCTTGTTAGACCAAGTCAGAGAAATCAGGAGCAGCTGGGCAGAGTGCAGGACTTCTGATTTCCAACCCTGGGCATTGCGAACaagagagggggtggggtgggctgccGGGGCCTGGGGCGGCAGGGGCCCAGGCCTAGGGTGAAACAGGAAAAGAAGCTGCTGGTGTTTGCCCGTGGCAGGCGGGAATTTTGGGTGATAGGGAGGTCctaaggggagagggtggggtaGGGCAGGCCCAAGTGAAATCAGGGGCCACAGAAGGctgatggtgggggtggggctgctgggAATTGGAGGGGAGGGGGCGTCTCAGGCCCAGGGGATtttggaagcctgtccctgctcAGATGAGCCCCTTAGGATGAAGAGCCTGGCTTTATGACGTTGGTTTCATTCCTcgaattttctgttcatgtccttctGGTTTGAGGTTTTCTAGAACGGACACCACTGTCCTTCGCCGTGAGACGGTAGAGCTAGGGGCCCTGGTGTGACGGGGTGGGAGCCCCATGTGGCTGCAGGTGGAGTCGGAGGCAGTGGTGGGCTGATGCTGATGGTGGTCAGGAGCGGCTAGGGGCTTACCTGGGGCGGGGCTGGGAAGCAGCGTTATTCTCCAAGCAGAGCTGGTGGCCGACATAGGGGTGCTCCTTGTGGCTGGGCCCCAGGCTGGCCTGTAACAGGCTCCTGTTCCGTGGTGGCAGGTCTTGGCCTACATTCTCCAGAGGGAGATCCAGGAGCCCGAGTGCAGGCACCTGTCCAGGAAGTTCACCGAGTGGGCCTACGGGCCTGTGCACTCCTCGCTCTACGACCTGTCCTGCGTCGACACCTGCGAGAAGAACTCGGTGCTGGAGGTGATCGCCTACAGCAGTAGCGAGACCCCtgtgagtggcagggctgggacacagctccgggggcgggggggactTCGgggccaccacactccagccccagcccctggtctGGCTCCCCCTGTCCTCCCATCAGTGCAAACGTACTGCCTGGGCAAGGCCCTGCAGCCTCCTCTTCCCTTTCGTTCCCACTGAATGTTTTCCCTAAGCATCCCGACAGCATATGATTACGGCCCCATAAAGACAGAAACATCTCAGAGATACATAGACAAAAGGGACCCTCccttaatatcatttaaaaatatgtcatttcattttgtttacataaatggGATCATGCTATACATAATGTAGAACAACCCGGGTTTTCACTTAATGGCATGTCTTGTAGATAGTTTTATGTCAGCACATAGACGTCTGCCCCATTAAATAAATTGCCACATAGTATTCCATCGTTGGGATGCGGAGTAAGTGTCCACAGGacgacatttgggttatttccagtttttgctgCTACAATACTGCAGGCCACTTGGCATGGGTTTGGGAGTTTTTCAAGGAAGGCTACCTGGAATTGCAATTGCTAAATCAAAAAGTATGTTCACTTCATATTTGAACGCTACCGAATGGACACACGTGCCTACCCAGTGGGTACGTCTTTGCCCATATCCTTGCCAACCTGGATGTtagcaatctttttttaaaactagcttAAATCAACAGAGCCAAAAATGCTATctcattaatgttttaattttcattttcttctcctttttttttttgtggagacagggtcttgctctttttgcctgggctagagtgccgtggcatcagcctagctcacagcaacctcacactcctgggctcaagtgatcctcctgcctcagcctcccgagtagctgggactacaaggcatgtgtcaccatgcccggctaattttttctatatatttttagttgtccatacaatttccttgtatttttagtagagacccggtcttgctcttgctcaggctggtctcaaactcctgaccttgagcgatccacccgcctcggcctcccagagtgctaggattacaggcgtgagctaccgcacccagccttaattctcattttcttgatTCTCAGTGAGGCTGagcatttatttgtgtttcttgatcttttgtatttctttggtagATTTCCTATGCGTTGTCCTGTGCAACTTCTCCTGGGGGAGACCGAGTGTCTCATCATGTTCGGCTGTAGATGCTGTCGTTACAGAGTGCATCGATCCTTCCTCTATGGCATGGGTTGCAAATATGCTCTTTTCTCCCAGTCTATCTCCCACCATTTAAGTTCATTTATGGCATCATTTGCTTataaaaggttttcattttgataGGGTCAAAGGGGCGAGCCTTTGTCTTCTGTAGCGTCTGCGACTTCTGTGTGGCTTGGGAGGACCTTTTCCGCTTCTAGATCAGACACATATCCTTccgcattttttttttcagctcccTAATAGGTATTTTATGTTTGTCACTTTAATTATCtagaatttgtttttgtgtgGGTGTGAGGTAGGCATCTTACCAAATCATTTTAGTTCCAAATGAAGGTCTTAATGTCACTTATAGAACAGCCCATCCTGCCACCACTGCTTTGAAAGGCCACCTTACCTGCCCTTTCTTTCCAAGGCGATGCTCTGGGCCTCTAAGGCAGCCTTTGGGCTGGAGTCTGTGCCGTCAGTGATGAGGGGCTGCGTGATGTCTCATAGGTCAGGGGCACATTTAGGAAGCGTCCAGGGTAGGAGAGGCCTGGTCTGCTCTGCCCCGTCAACCCCACCAGGGCCGAATCTGGGCCTCTGACTCAGAGTCCCGGATGCAAAGATTCCGGGAGGAGTAGCCTGGACGGGAGATGGCCTCAAAAAGAACTTTGGTGTTTggcctggagaggacaggccctGGGGCCACCGCTGCCGTCTCTATGTCTCCAAAGGCTCTCAGGGGCCAGGAATGTAGACTTGTCCTGGCGCTGcttgggcagagctgggaccatgGCGGGAAGCACAGGGGACCAGCCCTTCTCTACAGAATAGACGTTCCCTGTGGTTTGTGCGTCTCCAGACGCTGGTAGAGAGGTGTTCAAGATGACACTGAATGGGGACCTCGTGGAGGGAGCTCACGCTCGAGCTGGGGGTTGGGCTCAATGGCCTGAGAGAAGGCAGGTTCATTATGATTTTGGCTCATCTATCCCAGGGACACTTGAACTTTAACAAAGTCCCCGGATATGAGACTTTTGTCCCAGAGCATATTTGTAATGATGGAACCCAGGCCCTGAGGTCACCCACCGCAGTGGTTCCCTTTGTGCCTCACGCATCGGTTATCGccacccctgctccctgcccgACCCAGGGCTGGCAGTGTGAGAGGCCAGGAAGCCAGAGGGtcttccctgcctgccctcagcccctcccGAGTGGCCTCACGCCAGGTCCTGCGGAGCTGGCTTCTTCCCCTGGCTGCAGGAGTGAGGAGGAGGCGGGCTCTCGGGAGGGAGTTACTGGGGATAGTGGGCACAGCGTGTGGGGCAATACTGTGGGCCCATCAGTGAGCACTCGGGGCTTGTCCAGTTTCACCCCAGTCACTGTGCCCAAAGGGACACTTAAGCCAAGAGGGTGGGTCACTCAGCAATTCGGCACAGAGCTGGTTCAGACCTCCTCTGTGGGCCGAGGCATGGTCAGGCCGGAACTGTCCTGGTGACGAGGGTGTGAGCAACGCCACAGGCTGGTGTGGGCGTGTGAGGCGGTTCCTGGTGGGGGGAGTGAGCCTCACTTCTCTTCGCTCCCTCTAGAATCGCCACGACATGCTCTTGGTGGAGCCGCTGAACCGACTCCTGCAGGACAAGTGGGACAGATTTGTCAAGCGCATCTTCTACTTCAACTTCTTTGCCTACTCCTTGTATATGATCATCTTCACCGTGGTCGCCTACTACAGACCTGTGGATGGCTTGGTGCGGCCAGAGGCTCAGGCCTCGGTTGGGGGGCGGGGTGTGGACATTCCCATAAGCCCCGATGGATCCCAGGCGCAGGCCTGCCCTGGACTTTTCCCAGCTCGCTGGAGCTACAGAAAGATCACTTGGAAAGCCTGCTGTCCCTGTGCTCAGCTTCCCTCTCAGGCTGTCTCGGTGATGGTCCTCAGCCCCTTTCCTTTAGCCTTGAGGTCTGGGGAGGCTGATCGTGTGTCACTGAGGTCCCTGGTGGCAGAGGGGAGTACTTGGTTAGAAAGCATACAGGAATTAGGGCACAGGAAGCAGCTTGCCCTTGGCCGGGGTGTCTGCAGGGACATGAGATGGTATAGGCCCCGAGCCCGCCACCATCTTGCTGGCCTGCTATCTTTTATTCACTTGCTCACTCATCAGACATTCTCTGGACTTATACTTCCGAGCACTccttctgtgccaggccctgggccatcCGTAAAATCAGCCTAAGACAAGAGTTTTTCCTCTGCCAGGAGCCATGGACTCCATGGAATTCCTGAATTGAGTCCTTCTCATTCCAGACCCAGGGCACTTAACTTGCTGCCTTGATTTCCAGGGCATCTTTATTGTAAATTTGGCTTAAAAAACTCCACTTCATGGTTAGGTGAAACCTGATTTCTATCCACCTATTAAGACCAcagaatgatttcattttaacagaaaaaagaaatgtgctaaTAAGACAAGCCCGTGAACAAGTGTTTAGGAAACAGTGTTCGTAAGCTGAAAGGTAGCCCACTTCAAAAATGGTGGCTGACACACGAGGACAAAGCCTGCACATGTGTGTGGGATCATCTCTTGCTCCGTTGTCCATGGGGGTCCCTGACACTCCTGGGACAGCAGGTGCTCCTGTGGGCTGTGGGGGCAGCAGGACTCCTATGGCAGTGGGACTGTAAGGGCGCCTCCACCTCCACCTATCCCATCACCGTGCTCCCAGCCAACGGGAGCTCTGGGCCTGCGGGGACATTGCCTGGGAGCAGCACGGCACTGTGAGGACACTCTGCTCGGCACCTGGAGGCTGCCACTTCGAGGAATTAGGCCCCACAGAGGGGCCTCCTTGCAAGTGTCCCTATAGCAAGCATTGTCTTTGCATTTCTGTCTCCTGATGGAGGCTGTGCCTtcggggcaggggctgggtgctAATCACAGGGCTTGGTACctggtaaatgtttgttgaataaatgaatataaatgtttgttgaatgaatgaatgagtaagtaAATGGCATGACCCACTTCTCTGCCTCTCACAGCCTCCGTTTCAGATGAAAAACACCGTTGAAGACTATTTCCGAGCCACTGGAGAAATTCTGTCCGTGGCAGGGGGAGTCTACTTTTTTTTCCGAGGGGTAAGCATTCCTTCCCACTCTGTGAGTTTCCCTTAtcaccaaaacaaaaacctaagagAAGCACTCATTGCTCACTCGCTTTTTTATTCATCAGACACACAGAAATCTTAGATGATGTATTATAGGTATGGCTTTTGCAAGAAAGATGATGTAAAATCCCAAACAGTGGCCTGGCATTCAAGGACAACCCTATTCCCACATTAGAAAAATAGCCCAGGATTATGCATATATGACTTTtgagttaaaataaaatgataattcattttattttaggcatTTACAGCTGGTGTGTGGTCTGCCCAGTGCATGCCCACAGGCCCAGGGTAGTCAAGCTTGCAAATAGACAGGCA
It encodes:
- the TRPV1 gene encoding transient receptor potential cation channel subfamily V member 1 yields the protein MKKWGSSDLGESEDPPQQDSCPDPLDRDPDSKPPLAKLHFSTAKRRTRLFGKGDSEEKSSMDGSYEEGELASCPTITVSPVVIVQRHGDGPTCARQLSQDSVTAGAEKTLKLYDRRRIFEAVAQNNCQELESLLLFLQKSKKQLTDSEFKDPETGKTCLLKAMLNLHEGQNDTIPLLLEIARQTDSLKEFVNASYTDSYYKGQTALHIAIERRNMALVTLLVENGADVQAAANGDFFKNTKGRPGFYFGELPLSLAACTNQLAIVKFLLQNSWQPADISAGDSGGNTVLHALVEVADNTVDNTKFVTTMYNEILILGAKLHPTLKLEELTNKKGMTPLALAAGSGKIGVLAYILQREIQEPECRHLSRKFTEWAYGPVHSSLYDLSCVDTCEKNSVLEVIAYSSSETPNRHDMLLVEPLNRLLQDKWDRFVKRIFYFNFFAYSLYMIIFTVVAYYRPVDGLPPFQMKNTVEDYFRATGEILSVAGGVYFFFRGIQYFLQRRPSMKALFVDSYSEMFFFIQSLFMLATVVLYFSHRKEYVASMVFSLALGWTNMLYYTRGFQQMGIYAVMIEKMILRDLCRFMFVYVIFLFGFSTAVVTLIEDGKNNSVSTESTSHKLRGHGCRPSDSSYNSLYSTCLELFKFTIGMGDLEFTENYDFKAVFIILLLAYVILTYILLLNMLIALMGETVNKIAQESKNIWKLQRAITILDTEKSFLKCMRKAFRSGKLLQVGYTPDGKDDYRWCFRVDEVNWTTWNTNVGIINEDPGNCEGVKRTLSFSLRPASGRNWKNFALVPLLRDASARDRHSAQPEEVHLRQFAGSLKPEDAEVFKNPAASGEK